One genomic window of Manduca sexta isolate Smith_Timp_Sample1 chromosome 4, JHU_Msex_v1.0, whole genome shotgun sequence includes the following:
- the LOC115452807 gene encoding exosome complex component MTR3 isoform X2 — protein MPLDYRRFNGPEDSVSYKIYTKDYIKPYEERYNELLDENGLRKDGRALNEARSMFARTDMVSQAKGSSYVEFKKTKVVCSVFDPREIPHQNEFSQLGQIFCEVKFAPFSCPRKRRPHAPDNEERALSVALRQALEPTVCRHLFPNYQIDVFIYILEHDGSCLAAAINAAGLALADAAVPMYDIITSCSLAVIGDKVFVDPTEAEEHVAKTSLEDSNINHGIVTMSFLSELKQISDFTQVGSMDVECITKAMEVLEVECEKLVPNFQRIMVMNVIHNFEQRKRLDDEAKEREEALNKKMEEWKQLMSAG, from the exons ATGCCTCTTGATTATAGAAGATTTAATGGCCCAGAAGACAGTGTTTCCTACAAAATTTATACTAAAGATTACATCAAGCCTTACGAAGAAAGATATAATGAACTTTTAGATGAAAATGGTTTAAGGAAAGATGGACGCGCGCTTAACGAAGCCCGAAGCATGT TCGCCAGAACTGACATGGTGTCTCAGGCAAAAGGCTCATCGTacgtagaatttaaaaaaacaaaggtgGTGTGCTCTGTATTTGATCCCCGGGAAATCCCCCATCAAAATGAATTCAG TCAACTTGGTCAAATATTCTGTGAGGTGAAATTCGCGCCATTTTCGTGTCCACGTAAACGTCGACCACACGCCCCTGACAATGAAGAGAGAGCCCTGTCTGTTGCATTGCGACAAGCTTTAGAGCCAACTGTTTGCAGGCATTTATTCCCTAATTATCAG attgATGTATTCATCTACATTCTAGAACATGATGGATCATGTTTAGCAGCAGCAATAAATGCAGCTGGTTTGGCTTTAGCAGATGCAGCAGTCCCCATGTATGATATCATAACATCATGCTCTTTAGCAGTGATAGGGGACAAGGTATTTGTAGACCCAACTGAAGCCGAGGAACATGTTGCCAAAACAAGCCTTGAGGACAGTAATATTAACCATGGCATAGTCACGATGTCATTTCTGTCTGAATTGAAACAGATATCAGACTTCACACAAGTAGGTTCAATGGACGTAGAATGTATAACAAAGGCAATGGAGGTTCTGGAAGTGGAATGTGAGAAACTGGTACCAAACTTTCAACGTATAATGGTTATGAATGTGATTCATAATTTTGAGCAAAGGAAACGGTTGGATGATGAAGCGAAGGAGAGGGAAGAAGCACTGAACAAGAAGATGGAGGAGTGGAAACAATTGATGAGTGCtggatga
- the LOC115452807 gene encoding exosome complex component MTR3 isoform X1 — MPLDYRRFNGPEDSVSYKIYTKDYIKPYEERYNELLDENGLRKDGRALNEARSMCMFFARTDMVSQAKGSSYVEFKKTKVVCSVFDPREIPHQNEFSQLGQIFCEVKFAPFSCPRKRRPHAPDNEERALSVALRQALEPTVCRHLFPNYQIDVFIYILEHDGSCLAAAINAAGLALADAAVPMYDIITSCSLAVIGDKVFVDPTEAEEHVAKTSLEDSNINHGIVTMSFLSELKQISDFTQVGSMDVECITKAMEVLEVECEKLVPNFQRIMVMNVIHNFEQRKRLDDEAKEREEALNKKMEEWKQLMSAG; from the exons ATGCCTCTTGATTATAGAAGATTTAATGGCCCAGAAGACAGTGTTTCCTACAAAATTTATACTAAAGATTACATCAAGCCTTACGAAGAAAGATATAATGAACTTTTAGATGAAAATGGTTTAAGGAAAGATGGACGCGCGCTTAACGAAGCCCGAAGCATGTGTATGTTTT TCGCCAGAACTGACATGGTGTCTCAGGCAAAAGGCTCATCGTacgtagaatttaaaaaaacaaaggtgGTGTGCTCTGTATTTGATCCCCGGGAAATCCCCCATCAAAATGAATTCAG TCAACTTGGTCAAATATTCTGTGAGGTGAAATTCGCGCCATTTTCGTGTCCACGTAAACGTCGACCACACGCCCCTGACAATGAAGAGAGAGCCCTGTCTGTTGCATTGCGACAAGCTTTAGAGCCAACTGTTTGCAGGCATTTATTCCCTAATTATCAG attgATGTATTCATCTACATTCTAGAACATGATGGATCATGTTTAGCAGCAGCAATAAATGCAGCTGGTTTGGCTTTAGCAGATGCAGCAGTCCCCATGTATGATATCATAACATCATGCTCTTTAGCAGTGATAGGGGACAAGGTATTTGTAGACCCAACTGAAGCCGAGGAACATGTTGCCAAAACAAGCCTTGAGGACAGTAATATTAACCATGGCATAGTCACGATGTCATTTCTGTCTGAATTGAAACAGATATCAGACTTCACACAAGTAGGTTCAATGGACGTAGAATGTATAACAAAGGCAATGGAGGTTCTGGAAGTGGAATGTGAGAAACTGGTACCAAACTTTCAACGTATAATGGTTATGAATGTGATTCATAATTTTGAGCAAAGGAAACGGTTGGATGATGAAGCGAAGGAGAGGGAAGAAGCACTGAACAAGAAGATGGAGGAGTGGAAACAATTGATGAGTGCtggatga
- the LOC115452807 gene encoding exosome complex component MTR3 isoform X3, with protein MVSQAKGSSYVEFKKTKVVCSVFDPREIPHQNEFSQLGQIFCEVKFAPFSCPRKRRPHAPDNEERALSVALRQALEPTVCRHLFPNYQIDVFIYILEHDGSCLAAAINAAGLALADAAVPMYDIITSCSLAVIGDKVFVDPTEAEEHVAKTSLEDSNINHGIVTMSFLSELKQISDFTQVGSMDVECITKAMEVLEVECEKLVPNFQRIMVMNVIHNFEQRKRLDDEAKEREEALNKKMEEWKQLMSAG; from the exons ATGGTGTCTCAGGCAAAAGGCTCATCGTacgtagaatttaaaaaaacaaaggtgGTGTGCTCTGTATTTGATCCCCGGGAAATCCCCCATCAAAATGAATTCAG TCAACTTGGTCAAATATTCTGTGAGGTGAAATTCGCGCCATTTTCGTGTCCACGTAAACGTCGACCACACGCCCCTGACAATGAAGAGAGAGCCCTGTCTGTTGCATTGCGACAAGCTTTAGAGCCAACTGTTTGCAGGCATTTATTCCCTAATTATCAG attgATGTATTCATCTACATTCTAGAACATGATGGATCATGTTTAGCAGCAGCAATAAATGCAGCTGGTTTGGCTTTAGCAGATGCAGCAGTCCCCATGTATGATATCATAACATCATGCTCTTTAGCAGTGATAGGGGACAAGGTATTTGTAGACCCAACTGAAGCCGAGGAACATGTTGCCAAAACAAGCCTTGAGGACAGTAATATTAACCATGGCATAGTCACGATGTCATTTCTGTCTGAATTGAAACAGATATCAGACTTCACACAAGTAGGTTCAATGGACGTAGAATGTATAACAAAGGCAATGGAGGTTCTGGAAGTGGAATGTGAGAAACTGGTACCAAACTTTCAACGTATAATGGTTATGAATGTGATTCATAATTTTGAGCAAAGGAAACGGTTGGATGATGAAGCGAAGGAGAGGGAAGAAGCACTGAACAAGAAGATGGAGGAGTGGAAACAATTGATGAGTGCtggatga